Within Stella humosa, the genomic segment GGCCAGCGCCAGGCCGGCAATCAGACCCCGCATGATGAATCTCCCCCTTCTGTGGGCCCGACTTCACCCGCGCCGGCCGGCCCTGTCAACGTTCCGGCCCGCCATCGACCGGCGCCCACAGCACCGCGTCGATATGGGCGGCTCCGGTCGCCAGCATCGCCAGCCGGTCGATGCCGAGCGCGATGCCCGCACTCTCGGGCATGCCATGCTCCAGGGCTGCCAGGAAATCCTCGTCGACCGGATAGCGCATGCCGTAGAGCTGCTCCTTGCGGTCCATGTCGGCGATGAAGCGGGCGCGTTGCAGGCGGGCATCGGTCAGCTCGCCGAAGGCGTTGGCGAGTTCGACGCCGCAGACATAGAGCTCGAACCGCTCGGCCACGCGCGGGTCGTCGGCACTCTGCCGCGACAGGGCCGCCATGGAGATGGGGTAGTCGTGCAGGACCGTCGGCACCCCCTGCCCCAGATGCGGCTCGATCCGCTCCAGGAAGATGCGGAAGAAGATCGTCTCCCAGTCGTCGCCCGGGCGGGCGTCGATGCCGATTGCCGCCGCCGCCGCGGCCAGGGGGCCAGCCGACGGGGCAGCCGGATCGTCGGTCGCGGCCATCAGGTCGATACCGGCCCAGCGGTGGAAGGCCTCGGCGACGCTGACGATGGTCCAGTCGGCGAAGGGGTCGGCGACCGCGTCGCCCATGCGGAAGACGTCGCCGCCCGCCGCCCGCAGGGCAGCCCGCAGCAGCCCCTGGCAATCGTCGACCAGGTCCCGCCAGCCGGCGCCGGCGCGATACCATTCCAGCAGGGTGAATTCCGGGCTGTGCAGGCGGCTGCCCTCGCGGTTCCGGAAGACGCGCGCAAGCTGGTAGATGCGGGGCGCGCCGCCGACCAGCAGCTTCTTCATGGCGAATTCGGGCGAGGTGTGCAGGTGCATGCGCCGCCGCACGCGCCCATCGGCCCCCTCCAGGTCGGTCGCGAACGCGATCAGGTGCGGCTCCAGCCCCGGCGACACCTGGAGTGCCGGCGTCTCCACCTCCAGGAAGTCGCGCTGGTCGAACCAGGCGCGCACCGCCCGCACCAGGGCGGCGCGGCGCGCCAGCGTCGGCAGCCGGGCGGAAAAACGGTCGCGGTGCCACCAGGGCATGGCTGGGCAGGATGGGGTCGGGTTCATCGGCGCCTCCAAGGCCGCGCCTGATAGGCCATTGCCGCGCGACGGGAAAGAGCCGGGTTGCGCGCCCGGGTATGGGTGGGTAGCGTTCGCCTTCCCTTCCCGGTCCGCGAGCCCCCGACCATGAGTGAAGCCGCCCCAGCCGCGCCGACCTGGCCGGACGATATCTACCGTGCGCTGAAGGCCGCCGACATCCGCCAGGTGGCGCATGTTCCCGATGCAGGCCATGCCCGCCTGATCAAGAGCTGCGAAGCCGACAACAACATGCAGACGGTGACGCTGACGACCGAGGAAGAGGGCGTGGCCATGCTGTGCGGCGCCCATCTGGGCGGCCAGCGCGGCGTGCTGCTGGTGCAGTCGAGCGGCGTCGGCAACTGCATCAACATGCTGTCGCTGCCGCAGACCTGCCGCATGCCCTTCATGATGATCGTGACGATGCGGGGCGAGTATGGCGAGTTCAACCCGTGGCAGAACGCCATGGGCCTGGCGACCGAAGCGGTGCTGACCGCCATGCACGTCACCTGCTATCGCTGCGACCGGGCCGAGGATGTCGGACCGACGGTGGCCAACGCCGCCCGCTTCACCTTCGAGGGCGGTCGCCCGGTGGCGGTCCTGCTGTCCCAGCGCCTGATCGGCGCCAAGGCCTTCGTGAACGAGTGAGCCCCGCCATGACCACCCGAACGATGACCACCCCCACCATCCACCGCCGCCCCCTGGTCGCCCGGCTGCTGGAGGGCCGCGACGAGCGCCTGCTGGTCGTCACCGGGCTCGGCACGCCGACCTACGACGCGGCGGCTGCCGGCGACGACCCGCGCACCTTCTTCCTGTGGGGCGCCATGGGCGGCGCCACGATGATGGGCCTGGGCCTGGCGCTGGCGCAGCCGGACAAGCGCGTGCTGGTGCTGGCGGGCGACGGCGAGATGCTGATGAGCGTCGGCAGCCTCGCCACCGTCGCCATGAAGCGGCCCGCCAACCTGGCCGTCGTCGTGCTCGACAACGAGCATTTCGGCGAGACCGGCATGCAGCCGACGCCGACCCATGCCGGGGTCGACCTGGCCGGCATGGCGGCCGCAGCCGGCTGGGCCACGACGTTGACCGCGCGTACCGACGCCGACATCCCGGCCCTGGTCGAGGCCGCCCGCAACACCCCCGGGCCGGTCTTCGCCGTCGCCAAAATCATGGCCGAGAAGCTGCCCTTCGTGCTGCCGCCCAAGGACGGCGCCTACCTCAAGGACCGCTTCCGCCAGGCGGTGCTGGGCGAAGCCTGAGGGTTCACTACCTAGCGGTGGAGGCGCGCGGTGCCGGCCGCATCCCAAGCCTCCATCCGCTGAAGCTGGTCGCCCCAGAGCTGATCGAGCTCCCGGGCGAGCGGGTGCGGTAGCGGCGGGTAGTCGACGGCAGCGATATCCGGCAGGCTGGCGCGCGCCGCCAGCAGCGCCTGGCGGGCGGCCGTCCGCAGTTCGACCAGCCCGCTGCCGGGCGAGATGCGGTTCAGGGCCGACAGGATCGCCATCTCGGCGTAGCAATAGCGGCTGTTGAGGTACATCCGGTCGTCGGGGTCGTGCCGGATGGGGACCCCCAGGATGGCCGAGAAGATCTCGAACAGCCGGTCGCGGCGGCTGCGGTCGGCCAGCACGAAATGCACGGCGCGCCAGTTCGCGAGCCCCATCAGGCGCTCCGGCAGGTCGGGCTGCAGGCCGGGCCGGTCCCGCACGATCGCGCGCATCGCCGCCTCGTCGTGGAAATCGACCGGCTGGCCGTGCTTCACCACCTCCTGCGCCATGGACACCGCCCGCTCGACGGCCGGTGTCAGGGTGACGATCAGCTCCACCGGGAAGGTATCGGCCAGACGCACCAGGGCCTCGGCGCTGCGCCCGGGCATGATACTGGTCGAGAATTCCTCCGAGGACAGGACAAGCGGCGCGTCCGCGCGGAGCTGGGCGCGGACGACGTCCAGCAGCAGGTCCGGTTCTGCCGGACGCTGCGGGCTGCCGATCGACTGCCAGGCCAGCAGCGCATGGCCCGGCCCCAGCCGCTTCACGGCGGGATAGACCAGGCCCGCATTGCGCGACATCGCCCGCTGCACGGCGGTCGTCCCGGTCTTGTGGGGGCCGACATGGAGATAGACCGTCATCGCCTGACATCGCTCCCTTGCGGCGGGGCAACATTTCCCGTCCATGGACCAACGCAGGCCGAGCTCCGGCGTTTCAGCCATGCCGGGCGGGCACGCCTGCGACACGCCTCGCCATTCCGGTCGGCGGCCCGGACATGCTAGTTTCCGCGCCATCCGCCGCTTCCCCCCGGAGAGCCCTGACCATGGCCGGCTACGAATCCAAGACCGCCACCCAGATGCCGAACAACCTCGAAGCCTTCTTCATGCCGTTCACCGCGAACCGGCAGTTCAAGAAGGCGCCCCGGATGATGGTCGGGGCCGAGGACATGCACTATGTCGCGGCCGACGGCCGCAAGGTGCTGGATGGCACGGCCGGCCTCTGGTGCGTCAATGCCGGACATGCCCGGCCGAAGATCGTGAAGGCGGTGCAGGACCAGGTCGCCAAGCTGGACTATGCCCCCAACTTCCAGATGGGCCATCCCCTGCCGTTCGAGCTGGCCTCGCGCCTGGCGGCGATGATGCCGGAAGACCTCGACCACGTCTTCTTCGCCAATTCGGG encodes:
- the epmA gene encoding EF-P lysine aminoacylase EpmA codes for the protein MNPTPSCPAMPWWHRDRFSARLPTLARRAALVRAVRAWFDQRDFLEVETPALQVSPGLEPHLIAFATDLEGADGRVRRRMHLHTSPEFAMKKLLVGGAPRIYQLARVFRNREGSRLHSPEFTLLEWYRAGAGWRDLVDDCQGLLRAALRAAGGDVFRMGDAVADPFADWTIVSVAEAFHRWAGIDLMAATDDPAAPSAGPLAAAAAAIGIDARPGDDWETIFFRIFLERIEPHLGQGVPTVLHDYPISMAALSRQSADDPRVAERFELYVCGVELANAFGELTDARLQRARFIADMDRKEQLYGMRYPVDEDFLAALEHGMPESAGIALGIDRLAMLATGAAHIDAVLWAPVDGGPER
- a CDS encoding thiamine pyrophosphate-binding protein, producing the protein MSEAAPAAPTWPDDIYRALKAADIRQVAHVPDAGHARLIKSCEADNNMQTVTLTTEEEGVAMLCGAHLGGQRGVLLVQSSGVGNCINMLSLPQTCRMPFMMIVTMRGEYGEFNPWQNAMGLATEAVLTAMHVTCYRCDRAEDVGPTVANAARFTFEGGRPVAVLLSQRLIGAKAFVNE
- a CDS encoding thiamine pyrophosphate-dependent enzyme, which encodes MTTRTMTTPTIHRRPLVARLLEGRDERLLVVTGLGTPTYDAAAAGDDPRTFFLWGAMGGATMMGLGLALAQPDKRVLVLAGDGEMLMSVGSLATVAMKRPANLAVVVLDNEHFGETGMQPTPTHAGVDLAGMAAAAGWATTLTARTDADIPALVEAARNTPGPVFAVAKIMAEKLPFVLPPKDGAYLKDRFRQAVLGEA